A section of the Pseudanabaena mucicola str. Chao 1806 genome encodes:
- a CDS encoding thermonuclease family protein, with translation MTAANMQKLMNSKTGQKRSLDNSLTRPLILVALLLAFLIVANIVIAMMQPKEKVNGELWLINRVVSGQTVEASILSNPNMTVQRVRLLGISAPLKEQSPWGDRSRQRLSDLIKEQKVILEFDVKQKDNSDRLLAYIWKDNLLVNQYLVSEGLAIADPYPPNVKYDARISLAQSKARLQELGIWDTQNPLRLSPRDFRRQLGN, from the coding sequence ATGACTGCTGCGAATATGCAAAAGTTGATGAATTCTAAAACTGGGCAAAAGCGATCGCTTGATAATTCTTTGACCCGTCCATTAATTTTAGTTGCCTTGTTACTTGCCTTCCTAATCGTCGCTAATATTGTGATCGCGATGATGCAACCTAAGGAAAAGGTGAATGGTGAGCTATGGTTAATTAATCGTGTGGTGAGTGGGCAAACTGTGGAAGCTTCAATTTTGAGCAATCCGAACATGACGGTGCAGCGAGTACGATTGCTGGGTATCAGTGCTCCACTCAAAGAACAGTCCCCTTGGGGCGATCGCTCTCGTCAACGCCTATCAGACTTGATCAAAGAGCAGAAGGTCATCCTCGAATTTGATGTGAAGCAAAAGGATAATTCCGATCGCCTGCTTGCCTATATTTGGAAAGATAATTTATTAGTAAATCAATATTTAGTCTCGGAAGGCTTAGCGATCGCTGACCCCTATCCACCTAATGTCAAGTATGACGCAAGAATTAGCCTCGCCCAATCAAAGGCAAGATTGCAAGAGTTAGGCATTTGGGACACACAAAATCCCCTCCGTCTCAGCCCTAGAGACTTCCGCCGCCAATTAGGAAATTAG
- a CDS encoding 2Fe-2S iron-sulfur cluster-binding protein has translation MSYHIRIHDRQNDKLYEADIEGDRYILESLEDQGINLPFSCLNGACTACAMRVKSGQIDQHEVIGLSKTLQDEGYALICSGYALSDLDLETQDEDEVYRLQFGNFFAQRKRRWFEFSLPIEAD, from the coding sequence ATGTCTTATCACATTCGCATTCACGATCGCCAAAATGACAAGCTCTACGAAGCTGACATCGAAGGCGATCGCTATATTCTGGAATCCCTAGAGGATCAAGGGATTAACCTACCTTTTTCCTGTTTGAATGGTGCTTGTACTGCCTGTGCCATGCGGGTTAAGTCTGGACAAATCGATCAGCATGAAGTCATTGGTTTGTCTAAAACCTTGCAGGATGAGGGATATGCGCTGATTTGCTCTGGATATGCGCTCTCAGATCTAGATCTAGAAACTCAGGACGAAGATGAGGTCTACCGCTTACAGTTTGGTAACTTTTTTGCTCAGCGTAAACGGCGGTGGTTTGAGTTTAGTTTACCGATTGAGGCTGATTAA
- a CDS encoding 3-isopropylmalate dehydratase gives MSTTIKGKVFVLDDNIDTDQIIPAEYLTLVPSKPDEYEKLGSYALIGLPDRYDRFIAEGESKTVYSIIVAGENFGCGSSREHAPIALGAAGLEAVVAQSYARIFFRNCTATGELYPWESDARLVEHFKTGEEATIDFDNNVIINETTGGTFTLKSLGDVRPVIDAGGLFDYARQTGMIPTRV, from the coding sequence ATGAGTACGACAATTAAAGGCAAAGTATTTGTCTTGGATGACAATATTGATACCGACCAAATTATTCCTGCGGAATATCTAACTCTTGTACCATCCAAGCCCGATGAATACGAGAAGCTTGGCAGCTATGCCTTAATTGGTCTACCCGATCGCTACGATCGCTTTATTGCTGAGGGTGAAAGTAAGACTGTTTACTCGATTATTGTGGCAGGCGAAAATTTCGGTTGTGGCTCGTCCCGTGAACATGCGCCAATCGCTCTTGGTGCGGCGGGACTCGAAGCTGTAGTTGCTCAGTCCTATGCGCGGATTTTCTTCCGTAACTGCACGGCAACGGGTGAGTTATATCCTTGGGAATCCGATGCACGCTTAGTTGAGCATTTTAAGACTGGTGAAGAAGCGACGATTGATTTTGATAACAATGTCATTATTAATGAGACAACGGGCGGAACCTTTACTTTGAAATCCTTAGGTGATGTCCGTCCTGTGATTGATGCTGGTGGCTTATTTGACTATGCACGTCAAACGGGCATGATTCCTACTCGCGTTTAA
- a CDS encoding DNA recombination-mediator protein A — translation MTQSINLPKLDDFLQELATIQQQGSKRIAFLGSRHVPLTHQLLIELLSYALALSGNSIITSGATGTNFAAIRGALRADPNLLTVILPQSLDRQPYESREQLENVIHLIEHSENDTLSLAEASSRCNQEIISKCQQLICFAFHGSETLLQTCRDAEEQRKVVTLFYFD, via the coding sequence TTGACTCAGTCAATTAATCTACCCAAGCTAGACGACTTTTTGCAGGAGCTTGCAACGATTCAGCAGCAAGGCTCGAAGCGAATTGCGTTTTTAGGTTCCCGCCATGTGCCATTGACTCACCAATTGCTGATCGAACTGCTCAGCTATGCCTTGGCACTATCTGGCAACAGTATTATTACCTCTGGCGCAACAGGCACAAATTTTGCTGCCATTCGGGGAGCGTTGCGGGCTGACCCTAATCTATTGACCGTAATTTTACCCCAAAGTCTCGATAGGCAGCCCTATGAGTCGCGTGAACAGCTAGAAAATGTGATTCATTTAATTGAACATAGCGAGAATGACACATTGTCTCTGGCCGAAGCAAGTAGCCGATGTAACCAAGAAATTATTTCTAAATGCCAGCAACTGATTTGTTTTGCATTTCATGGCAGTGAGACTTTGCTACAGACCTGTCGTGATGCCGAAGAACAGCGCAAGGTAGTAACCTTATTTTATTTTGATTAA
- a CDS encoding pyridoxamine 5'-phosphate oxidase family protein, giving the protein MAKFYDCLTTELQTFIEAQHIFFVATSPRNGRINLSPKGMDALRIINQSEIAYLDLTGSGNETAAHLLENGRITIMLCSFTEKPLILRLYGQGVSIRAKDAQWQEYLSLFPAIAGTRQIVRVNVESVQTSCGFAVPFYEFQGDRSTLKEWAETKGEAGVYEYWQNKNRQSIDGLPTGI; this is encoded by the coding sequence ATGGCTAAATTTTATGACTGCCTGACGACTGAACTACAAACATTCATCGAAGCGCAACACATTTTCTTTGTGGCGACTTCTCCCCGTAATGGTCGCATTAATCTTTCGCCCAAAGGCATGGATGCCCTGAGAATTATTAATCAATCTGAAATTGCCTATCTTGACCTCACAGGCAGTGGGAATGAAACCGCCGCTCATCTGCTGGAAAATGGCAGAATTACGATTATGCTCTGTAGCTTTACCGAAAAGCCCCTGATCCTGCGCCTCTATGGTCAAGGGGTCTCCATCCGTGCCAAAGATGCTCAATGGCAGGAATATCTATCCCTATTTCCCGCGATCGCAGGTACAAGACAAATTGTGCGCGTCAACGTCGAATCAGTACAAACCTCCTGTGGTTTTGCAGTTCCCTTTTATGAGTTTCAAGGTGATCGTTCCACCCTCAAGGAATGGGCAGAAACAAAAGGTGAAGCAGGGGTTTACGAATATTGGCAGAACAAGAATCGCCAGAGCATCGATGGTTTACCAACTGGGATTTAA
- a CDS encoding SGNH/GDSL hydrolase family protein: MNKIYFTIAIIVILSFGYLGIKFGISGDLALRNSINDSLDSDPYGLKTYPVNPDLSNRNLNKPLVVFFGDSRTVDWPDIPNIPFEFINRGIYGQTTEQVLGRLSAHVGSLSPQIVVVQVGVNDLADLATFPNATRNIINNCKQNIQKIVDRLAKEIKATVILTTIFPTGEDQLLVWSEEADRAIIEVNQFIKSLKSDRVIILDSADLLADEQGKVRPIYSRDLLHLNKQGYKMLNEELLKILTNYRNSTSQRLDS, translated from the coding sequence ATGAACAAAATATACTTCACTATAGCAATCATTGTGATTTTGAGTTTTGGATATTTGGGGATAAAATTCGGGATTTCAGGTGATCTTGCTCTTAGAAATAGTATCAATGATTCTCTAGACTCAGATCCCTACGGATTGAAGACCTATCCAGTTAATCCTGATTTGTCAAACCGAAATCTCAACAAGCCCTTAGTTGTATTTTTTGGGGACTCCCGTACAGTGGATTGGCCAGACATTCCCAATATTCCCTTTGAATTTATTAATCGCGGTATTTATGGACAAACTACTGAACAAGTATTAGGAAGACTGTCTGCCCATGTTGGGTCTTTATCACCCCAAATTGTAGTTGTCCAAGTCGGTGTGAACGATCTAGCAGATTTAGCGACATTTCCCAATGCAACACGCAATATCATCAATAACTGCAAACAAAATATTCAAAAAATTGTTGATAGATTAGCCAAAGAAATAAAAGCAACTGTCATTCTCACTACGATTTTTCCGACAGGCGAGGATCAATTATTAGTATGGTCAGAAGAAGCTGATCGCGCAATTATTGAGGTTAATCAATTTATCAAATCACTCAAAAGTGATCGCGTTATTATTTTAGACTCTGCAGATCTGTTAGCAGATGAGCAAGGCAAAGTTCGCCCAATTTATAGTCGAGATCTTCTGCACCTCAATAAACAAGGTTATAAAATGCTTAATGAGGAGTTATTGAAAATACTCACAAACTACAGAAACAGTACTTCACAAAGATTGGATAGTTAA
- a CDS encoding pyridoxal phosphate-dependent aminotransferase, with protein MQLAKRLRNIQPSLTLAIDAKAKAMKASGIDVCSFSAGEPDFDTPDHIKAAAKLALDQGKTRYTAASGIPELKQGIAAKLLRENHLTYKPEQIIVTNGGKHSLYNLMMAILDEGDEVIIPVPFWVSYPEMAKLAEATPIFVVTSEENGYKITPEQLESAITPKTKLFVLNSPSNPTGMVYSPEEINALADVLERHPQVYIVSDEIYEKILYDGATHLSIATVSQSMYDRTIISNGFAKGYSMTGWRIGYLAGSQEIIKATTTIQGHSTSNVCTFAQYGAVTALNSSQECVETMRKAFEERRDVMYDLLTSISGITCPKPDGAFYLFPSIKEFGLPSLEFCDKLLEGFQVAVIPGIAFGIDHAIRLSYATNLETIREGCDRIRQFIEKNF; from the coding sequence ATGCAACTGGCAAAACGACTTCGTAATATTCAACCTTCCCTAACTTTAGCGATCGACGCAAAAGCTAAGGCAATGAAGGCTAGTGGAATTGATGTTTGTAGCTTTAGTGCGGGTGAACCCGACTTTGATACCCCCGATCACATCAAGGCTGCGGCAAAATTAGCACTCGATCAAGGTAAGACTCGCTATACTGCTGCCTCAGGTATACCCGAACTCAAACAAGGAATTGCTGCTAAACTCCTACGCGAAAATCACCTAACTTATAAACCCGAACAAATCATTGTCACCAATGGCGGCAAGCACTCACTCTACAATCTGATGATGGCTATCTTGGATGAAGGCGATGAAGTCATTATTCCTGTGCCTTTCTGGGTGAGCTATCCTGAAATGGCAAAACTTGCCGAGGCAACCCCTATATTTGTCGTCACCTCTGAAGAAAATGGCTACAAAATTACTCCTGAGCAATTAGAGTCGGCAATTACTCCTAAGACCAAGCTCTTTGTGCTCAATTCTCCCTCTAATCCTACTGGCATGGTCTACTCACCTGAGGAAATTAATGCTCTAGCAGATGTTCTGGAGAGACATCCTCAGGTTTATATCGTCTCTGATGAGATTTACGAAAAGATTCTCTACGATGGCGCAACCCATCTCAGCATCGCCACTGTGAGCCAGTCTATGTACGATCGCACGATCATTAGTAATGGTTTTGCCAAGGGCTACTCAATGACGGGTTGGCGGATTGGTTATCTTGCAGGATCACAGGAAATCATCAAGGCAACTACCACCATTCAAGGACATAGCACCTCAAATGTCTGTACCTTTGCTCAGTATGGTGCGGTCACGGCTCTTAATAGCTCCCAAGAATGTGTGGAAACAATGCGGAAAGCCTTTGAAGAACGTCGTGATGTGATGTATGACCTGCTGACTTCCATCTCAGGAATTACTTGCCCGAAACCCGATGGCGCATTCTATCTATTTCCTAGTATCAAAGAATTTGGACTACCTTCCCTAGAATTTTGTGACAAGCTTCTAGAAGGGTTCCAAGTTGCAGTCATTCCAGGAATTGCTTTTGGTATTGATCATGCTATCCGTCTTTCATATGCAACCAATCTTGAAACTATTCGCGAAGGTTGTGATCGCATTCGTCAATTTATCGAAAAAAATTTTTAG
- a CDS encoding NAD(P)-dependent oxidoreductase, whose product MTQKIAFLGLGLMGGAMAANLVKRGYSVIGWNRTQSRPTIIPFTNAGGTLAQTLQEAVSDADVIFSCLGDVPDVTEVLIGEYGAMNFAKANTLFIDTSTIGSDAAKVIANALMHDSLRFLDAPVSGGDVGARNGTLTFMVGGNPEDLQECRPLFEAMGSNIKYCGAIGSGQAVKLCNQTLVSVYMLAICETMLMAKKMGIDPQLIVDVCGSGAAGSWALTNLGMKVATGDYQPGFAIKHMLKDLRLVQEISQGLGQDSDLKDFATNLPAIALAIKNFQKVSQLDDGQGTEQGTQAMIRAY is encoded by the coding sequence ATGACTCAAAAGATTGCCTTTCTTGGTTTGGGCTTAATGGGTGGGGCAATGGCTGCCAATCTAGTAAAACGGGGTTATTCCGTAATTGGATGGAATCGTACCCAATCTCGCCCCACGATAATTCCATTTACCAATGCAGGTGGTACGTTAGCTCAGACCTTACAAGAAGCAGTCAGCGATGCCGATGTCATATTTTCCTGTCTCGGTGATGTACCTGATGTCACCGAGGTATTAATTGGCGAGTATGGAGCAATGAATTTTGCCAAAGCCAATACCCTATTTATTGATACCAGTACCATCGGTAGTGATGCTGCTAAGGTCATTGCCAATGCTCTAATGCATGATAGTTTGCGATTTTTGGATGCGCCAGTATCAGGTGGAGATGTAGGCGCGCGCAATGGCACATTAACCTTTATGGTCGGGGGCAATCCTGAGGATTTACAGGAATGTAGACCACTTTTTGAGGCAATGGGCAGCAATATTAAATATTGTGGAGCGATAGGCAGTGGTCAAGCTGTCAAACTCTGTAATCAAACCCTTGTATCCGTATATATGCTTGCCATCTGCGAAACGATGCTGATGGCAAAAAAAATGGGTATCGATCCACAGTTGATTGTCGATGTTTGTGGAAGTGGGGCGGCTGGTTCATGGGCACTAACTAATCTTGGGATGAAAGTTGCGACGGGAGATTATCAACCAGGATTTGCAATTAAACATATGCTTAAAGATCTGCGTCTTGTCCAAGAAATTAGTCAGGGTCTGGGTCAAGATTCAGATCTCAAAGATTTTGCCACCAATTTACCCGCAATCGCACTCGCCATTAAGAATTTCCAAAAGGTGAGTCAACTTGATGATGGACAAGGTACAGAACAAGGGACACAAGCAATGATTCGTGCTTATTAA
- a CDS encoding aldehyde dehydrogenase, whose protein sequence is MVATLTSSIHIQESIDKQRTFFGTGKTKSYDFRVAQLNKLLDVIQEHDRLILDAVYADLRKPAIEAYGSEVLITLSEIRYVLKYLKTWMKPLKVGTPITFFPSSSYIHAEPLGVVLIVSPWNYPFALMIQPLIGAIAAGNCAILKPSEHTPNTSKVIAKIINDNFDPHFITVIEGGIETNQALLAEKFDHIFFTGGTAIGKIIMEAAAKHLTPVTLELGGKSPCIVDADCDLDITARRIIWGKFYNAGQTCVAPDYLLIQKSIKPLLTEKLVACVKTFFGDNPQSSPDLARIVNDHQFDRLVRLLDEGKILIGGQTDKSDRFIAPTLIEQVSPTAKVMEDEIFGPILPILEYDQLDEAISFINARPKPLALYLFSKNKQIQKQIIQEVSFGGSCFNDTIMHIGNPELPFGGVGNSGIGSYHGKASFDTFSHRKSILKNSFRFDIKWRYPPYTMTLDALKKLIK, encoded by the coding sequence ATGGTTGCAACACTGACGAGTAGTATTCATATTCAAGAATCTATTGATAAACAACGCACTTTTTTTGGTACTGGTAAGACCAAAAGCTATGATTTTCGGGTAGCGCAACTCAATAAACTCTTAGATGTAATTCAAGAACATGATCGATTAATTCTCGACGCTGTTTATGCGGATCTTCGTAAACCTGCGATCGAGGCATATGGTAGCGAAGTTTTGATTACTCTGTCAGAAATTAGATATGTACTTAAATATCTTAAAACTTGGATGAAGCCACTTAAAGTAGGCACTCCTATTACTTTTTTCCCTAGTTCTAGTTATATCCATGCAGAGCCTTTAGGTGTAGTCTTAATCGTCTCACCTTGGAACTATCCCTTTGCTCTGATGATTCAACCACTTATTGGGGCGATCGCTGCAGGCAACTGTGCCATTCTCAAACCATCGGAACACACTCCAAATACTTCCAAAGTGATCGCGAAAATCATCAATGATAACTTTGATCCACATTTTATCACTGTGATCGAAGGAGGAATCGAAACCAATCAAGCTTTACTTGCGGAAAAGTTTGACCATATATTTTTTACAGGTGGCACTGCAATTGGCAAAATTATCATGGAAGCTGCGGCAAAGCACTTAACTCCCGTAACCTTGGAGCTCGGTGGCAAAAGTCCCTGTATTGTTGATGCAGATTGTGATTTAGACATTACTGCAAGACGGATTATTTGGGGTAAGTTTTATAACGCAGGACAGACCTGTGTTGCGCCAGATTATCTTTTAATCCAGAAAAGTATTAAACCCTTACTAACTGAGAAGTTAGTCGCCTGTGTCAAAACATTCTTTGGTGACAATCCTCAATCAAGTCCGGACTTGGCGAGGATTGTCAATGATCATCAATTTGATCGCTTAGTGAGGTTACTTGATGAAGGCAAAATCTTGATTGGTGGACAAACTGATAAAAGCGATCGCTTTATTGCGCCTACATTGATCGAACAAGTATCTCCCACCGCAAAAGTTATGGAAGACGAGATCTTTGGTCCGATTCTACCAATTTTGGAATATGACCAACTTGATGAGGCGATCTCTTTTATCAATGCCCGACCTAAACCATTGGCACTCTATCTATTTTCTAAAAATAAGCAAATTCAAAAGCAGATTATCCAAGAAGTTTCCTTTGGTGGTAGTTGCTTTAACGATACCATTATGCATATTGGTAATCCTGAACTTCCTTTTGGTGGTGTCGGTAATAGCGGTATTGGTAGCTATCATGGCAAAGCTAGCTTTGATACTTTCTCTCATCGCAAGAGTATCCTGAAAAACTCTTTTCGCTTCGACATTAAATGGCGTTATCCTCCTTACACAATGACTCTAGATGCATTAAAAAAGTTGATTAAATAG
- a CDS encoding E3 ubiquitin ligase family protein, whose translation MAIFGGILIVIGIILFFVQKNYSAKLQSIRSATSSTVAELQRIASEIAGEIGSGNLREYVKVRGMIRSDRPLISELKQSPCVYYSMKVVREYEEQYTVRDSDGKSRTEIRRGSETVSSNMQSIPFRLVDSSGELIVNPDGGKIETVQILDEFRSENTNGTSISFGGFTLVLDTGRGGRRTIGYRYTESILPCDREVLVIGTAADEGGKLTLRKPIQSDKKFIISLKSEEELAKSTANAAQSFFYGMIGSLSAGLILVILGLILKR comes from the coding sequence ATGGCAATTTTTGGTGGTATTCTCATTGTAATTGGCATCATTCTATTTTTTGTGCAAAAGAACTACAGCGCGAAACTCCAAAGTATCCGCTCTGCAACTTCATCAACCGTAGCAGAATTACAAAGGATTGCCAGTGAAATTGCAGGTGAAATAGGAAGTGGAAATTTACGTGAGTATGTAAAGGTGCGTGGGATGATCCGCAGTGATCGCCCCTTAATTTCCGAGCTTAAGCAATCACCCTGTGTATATTACAGCATGAAGGTTGTCAGAGAATATGAGGAGCAATACACCGTTCGCGATAGTGATGGTAAATCCCGCACAGAAATCCGTCGCGGTTCCGAAACAGTTTCTAGTAATATGCAATCTATTCCCTTTAGATTAGTAGATAGCTCGGGTGAACTGATCGTTAATCCCGATGGCGGCAAAATTGAGACGGTGCAGATATTAGATGAGTTTCGGAGTGAGAATACTAACGGTACATCGATATCTTTTGGAGGCTTTACATTAGTACTTGATACAGGTAGGGGAGGTAGGCGCACAATTGGATATCGTTATACAGAGTCGATTTTGCCATGCGATCGCGAGGTATTAGTAATTGGTACAGCCGCAGATGAGGGAGGCAAGTTAACTCTTCGCAAACCCATTCAATCTGACAAAAAGTTTATCATTTCTCTGAAGAGTGAAGAGGAACTTGCAAAATCTACTGCTAATGCAGCGCAAAGCTTTTTCTATGGCATGATTGGCTCACTATCAGCAGGTTTAATCCTCGTAATTTTAGGTTTGATTTTGAAGAGATAA
- a CDS encoding DUF561 domain-containing protein, whose product MSRLPLSLAIAFSHRSALKIISGLHNFDRDSVKMVVQSADRGGATFVDIAADAELIAIAKANCSLPICVSAVEAHKLAEAVASGADLVEIGNYDSFYTQGRVFTADEIIALTTETRALLPHTAISVTVPHTLPLDEQVTLAEKLEVIGADIIQTEGGTSSAPTHAGILGAIEKASPTLAAAHAISRAVSIPVMCASGLSNVTVPMAIAAGASGVGVGSAVNQLNDVVSMIATVRALKESFGETIDSNVANQAVV is encoded by the coding sequence ATGTCCCGTTTACCTTTATCCTTAGCAATCGCTTTTAGCCACCGCAGTGCTCTCAAGATTATTAGTGGTTTACACAACTTTGATCGCGACTCTGTGAAAATGGTTGTGCAATCAGCTGATCGAGGTGGCGCAACATTTGTGGATATCGCTGCTGATGCGGAACTAATCGCGATCGCTAAGGCTAATTGCTCTTTGCCCATTTGTGTATCGGCAGTCGAAGCTCACAAGTTGGCTGAAGCAGTGGCTAGTGGTGCTGATCTCGTCGAAATTGGTAACTACGATAGTTTCTATACTCAAGGTCGTGTATTTACTGCTGATGAAATTATTGCTTTGACCACCGAAACCAGAGCATTACTGCCTCACACTGCTATTTCCGTCACCGTTCCTCACACCTTGCCACTTGATGAGCAAGTCACTCTCGCAGAGAAACTCGAAGTGATCGGTGCAGACATCATTCAAACTGAAGGTGGTACAAGTTCGGCTCCAACCCATGCAGGTATCCTTGGTGCGATCGAAAAGGCTTCACCAACCCTTGCTGCTGCCCATGCGATTAGTCGCGCAGTTTCTATCCCTGTAATGTGTGCTTCTGGTTTGAGCAATGTCACTGTACCAATGGCGATCGCTGCTGGTGCATCTGGAGTTGGAGTTGGTTCCGCAGTTAACCAATTGAATGATGTGGTTTCGATGATTGCGACTGTTCGCGCACTTAAAGAATCATTTGGAGAAACAATTGATAGCAATGTTGCTAACCAAGCAGTTGTGTAA
- the gap gene encoding type I glyceraldehyde-3-phosphate dehydrogenase: MAKLRIGINGFGRIGRLVVRVAAKHPEIEIVGINDLVPSDNLAYLLKHDSTHGLYDGAIAAKADGIEIDGKFVPCTAIRTPSELPWGELKVDYVVESTGLFTDYAGAIAHIHAGAKRVVISAPTKDPDKVPTLLVGVNHTKFNPETDLIVSNASCTTNCLAPVAKVLHDNFGIAEGLMTTVHAMTATQPTVDGPSKKDWRGGRGAGQNIIPASTGAAKAVALVLPELKGKLTGMALRVPTPDVSVVDLTFKTEKSTSYQEICAVIKTASETSLKDILGYTDEEVVSTDFRGDARSSIFDAGAGIELNPNFFKVVSWYDNEWGYSCRVVDLMTSMAQKEGIL, translated from the coding sequence ATGGCTAAGCTCAGAATTGGTATTAATGGATTTGGCAGAATTGGACGATTAGTGGTTCGTGTTGCTGCCAAGCATCCCGAAATCGAGATTGTCGGAATCAACGATCTAGTTCCTTCTGATAACCTCGCTTATCTGCTCAAACACGACTCTACACATGGTCTCTATGACGGGGCGATCGCTGCCAAAGCTGATGGCATTGAAATCGATGGCAAATTTGTACCCTGCACAGCTATTCGTACGCCATCAGAATTGCCTTGGGGTGAGCTAAAAGTTGACTATGTGGTGGAGTCTACGGGGCTATTCACTGACTATGCAGGCGCGATCGCTCATATTCATGCAGGTGCAAAGCGAGTGGTAATTTCGGCTCCCACCAAAGATCCTGACAAGGTGCCAACCTTGCTAGTTGGCGTTAATCACACTAAATTCAATCCTGAAACTGATTTGATTGTCTCGAATGCAAGCTGTACAACCAATTGCCTTGCTCCTGTCGCCAAGGTTCTCCATGATAATTTTGGGATTGCGGAAGGATTAATGACTACAGTTCATGCGATGACTGCAACCCAGCCAACTGTCGATGGACCGAGTAAAAAAGATTGGCGAGGTGGACGTGGTGCAGGTCAAAATATCATTCCTGCTTCCACAGGTGCTGCGAAGGCTGTAGCTTTAGTTTTGCCAGAACTGAAAGGAAAACTCACAGGAATGGCTTTGCGTGTGCCAACACCTGATGTATCAGTGGTTGATTTAACTTTTAAAACGGAAAAATCTACCAGCTATCAAGAGATCTGTGCAGTGATAAAGACAGCCTCAGAAACCTCATTAAAGGACATTCTTGGTTATACAGATGAGGAAGTAGTCTCAACGGATTTTAGAGGCGATGCGCGATCAAGCATTTTTGATGCTGGTGCTGGCATTGAGCTAAATCCTAACTTCTTTAAAGTTGTTTCTTGGTATGACAATGAATGGGGGTATTCCTGTCGAGTGGTTGATCTGATGACCTCGATGGCACAAAAAGAAGGAATTCTCTAA
- a CDS encoding alpha/beta fold hydrolase — protein MNRTIGLEYGDWDFKGWRSHYGVRQAQNADTNKPPILLIHGFGAAMDQWRDNIPALAAEHTVYTIDLLGFGASEKPPTDYSIYLWVEQVLNFWQKFVGTPMIIVGNSIGALVATIAASNHPEIAEGVVTISLPDIEAFQALVPKWLQPLERAVKAIVNAIFIKPLFYLFRQPWMIRFVLKAIVYCDRSRVDDQLVEIIAKPARDRQAAEAFARLNRSINQPNYSPSLTQALSKLQVPLLILWGSRDRIIPPSEGKRLVQYAANASLVYLENVGHCAHDDSPERVNHEILTWLA, from the coding sequence ATGAATAGAACTATAGGGCTAGAATACGGTGATTGGGATTTTAAAGGATGGCGATCGCATTATGGTGTCAGGCAAGCGCAGAATGCCGATACGAATAAGCCACCAATCCTCTTAATTCATGGATTTGGGGCAGCGATGGATCAATGGCGTGATAACATTCCCGCACTTGCAGCAGAGCATACCGTCTATACCATTGACCTCTTGGGATTTGGCGCATCGGAGAAACCACCAACGGACTATTCTATCTATTTGTGGGTAGAGCAGGTATTGAACTTTTGGCAAAAATTTGTCGGTACACCGATGATTATTGTTGGTAATTCCATTGGTGCTCTCGTCGCCACCATTGCCGCCAGTAATCATCCCGAAATCGCTGAGGGAGTTGTCACCATCAGCCTGCCCGATATCGAAGCTTTTCAGGCACTAGTTCCGAAATGGCTACAACCTTTAGAGCGTGCCGTTAAAGCGATTGTGAATGCCATTTTCATCAAACCACTTTTTTATCTATTCCGTCAACCTTGGATGATACGATTTGTGTTAAAGGCAATTGTCTATTGTGATCGCAGTCGGGTTGATGATCAACTCGTAGAAATTATTGCAAAACCCGCACGCGATCGCCAAGCTGCCGAAGCCTTTGCGCGCCTCAATCGCAGTATTAACCAACCCAATTATTCACCAAGTTTAACTCAGGCTCTGAGCAAATTACAGGTTCCATTATTGATTTTATGGGGAAGTCGCGATCGCATCATCCCTCCATCCGAAGGCAAACGGTTAGTCCAATATGCCGCTAATGCTTCTCTGGTTTATTTAGAAAATGTAGGGCATTGCGCCCATGATGATAGTCCTGAGCGTGTCAATCATGAAATCTTAACTTGGCTAGCTTGA